Part of the Dokdonella sp. genome, ACGCGCTCCCAGGCATCGGGCGCGAGCATGAGGCCACCAAGCACGGCCTGTTCGGCCTCGATCGAGTGCGGCGGCACGCGCAGCGCTTCGACGTTCGGCACCGGCTTGCGTTCAGGAAAGGCTGCGGACATCGGCGTGTCGACGATGAAATCGGGACAGGGATACTAGGGCCAAGTCTCAGCGGCTGCGACGTACAGGCCAGTGGACAAGCCCATGTCCGGCACGGAACAAGCTGTGGACAAGCTGTGCGTGTGCGGCAACGAAAACGGGCGCCTCGCGGCGCCCGTTGCGACGTTCCGCGTGACCGCGGAGTCAGCTCTCGGCGACGACGATGACCTTGACCATCGCGTCGACGTCGGCATGCAGGTGCACGCGCACCTCGAACTCGCCGACATGGCGGATCGGGCCGTCGCCCTGCACGACTTCGCTCTTGTCGAGGGCGAGGCCGATGCCGGTGAACGCCTCGGCGATGTCGCGAGGACCGACCGAACCGAACAGCTTGCCTTCGGTGCTGGCGTTGGCCTTGATCGTGACTGGCTCGGCAGCATCGAACTGTGCCTTGCGCGCCTCGGCGCCGGCGAGCTGCTGGTTGGCCTTGGCTTCGTACTCGGCGCGACGCTTCTCGAACTCGGCCAGGTTGGCTTCGGTCGCCGCGACGGCCTTGCCCTGCGGCACGAGGTAGTTGCGGCCATATCCCGGCTTGACGTTGACCTTGTCGCCAAGGTTGCCGAGATTCTTCACTTTCTGCAGGAGGATCAATTGCATGGGGTTACCTCAATTCGTTAGCGCCGGTTGCCCGGCGCAGCTTGCGCTGTCCGAATCAGCCCGCGTGCGGGCTGGAGCGGGATATCAGTGGCTGTCGCTGTATGGCAACAGGGCAAGGAAACGTGCGTGCTGCACGGCCGTGGTCAGCTGGCGCTGGTAGCGCGCCTTGGTGCCGGTGATGCGGCTCGGCACGATCTTGCCGGTCTCGGTGATGTACTGGCGCAGCGTGTTGAGATCCTTGTAGTCGATCTCGGTCACGCCCTCGGCGGTGAAGCGGCAGAACTTCTTGCGGCGGAAGAACTTGGACATGGGATGGATTCCTCGATTCGGATTCGGTTATTCGGCTGCCGCGGCAGAGGCCGCGCGCTCGGAACGCTCGCCACGATCACCGCGGCCACCACGCTCCTCGAAATCACCATCACCACCGAAGCCACCTTCGTCATCGCGACGGCGGCGATCGCCCTTGTCGTCCTTGTTCTTCATGATCGCCGACATCTCGGTGACGGCGTTGTCGCGCTTGATGACCAGATGGCGCAGCACGGCGTCGTTGTAGCGGAAGCCGGACACGAGTTCGTCGAGCACCCCCTGGTTCGCCTCGATGTTGAGCAGCACGTAGTGCGCCTTGGCGAGGTGCTGGATCGGGAATGCAAGCTGGCGGCGGCCCCAATCTTCGAGACGGTGGATCTTGCCGCCATCGGCCTCGATCATCGACTTGTAGCGCTCGATCATCGCGGGGACCTGCTCGCTCTGGTCCGGATGGACCATGAACACGATTTCATAGTGACGCATGGAGGTTCCTTGTGGGTGTCCGCACGGGGTGCGGGGTCAGCCTCCCGCCGATGCGGTGAGGC contains:
- the rplI gene encoding 50S ribosomal protein L9; the protein is MQLILLQKVKNLGNLGDKVNVKPGYGRNYLVPQGKAVAATEANLAEFEKRRAEYEAKANQQLAGAEARKAQFDAAEPVTIKANASTEGKLFGSVGPRDIAEAFTGIGLALDKSEVVQGDGPIRHVGEFEVRVHLHADVDAMVKVIVVAES
- the rpsF gene encoding 30S ribosomal protein S6, with amino-acid sequence MRHYEIVFMVHPDQSEQVPAMIERYKSMIEADGGKIHRLEDWGRRQLAFPIQHLAKAHYVLLNIEANQGVLDELVSGFRYNDAVLRHLVIKRDNAVTEMSAIMKNKDDKGDRRRRDDEGGFGGDGDFEERGGRGDRGERSERAASAAAAE
- the rpsR gene encoding 30S ribosomal protein S18, translating into MSKFFRRKKFCRFTAEGVTEIDYKDLNTLRQYITETGKIVPSRITGTKARYQRQLTTAVQHARFLALLPYSDSH